The window CTGTTTGGCTGTGTTGAATGTGGCATGGCAGATTTCGCAGTGCTTTGACATTTCATATATCAAGTTTGCTAAAGTCGCAGGGGGCGAAGAGCAGAAGAGTGCTATTCTTGAATCGAATTTGCGTTTGAAAAAGTACTATATAGCCTTTATTTTGGCTGTTAGCTATCCTGTCGCTTACTGCTATGGGCGATACTATCTTGAATCGTCGGGAATTATCGTAGCACTATCACTCAGCGCTTGCGCTGGAGCTTTTCTCGTTTATAGCAGGACGTTGGCTGCCGTATATCAAGAGAAAGAGCGATTTGGCCTTTATTCTATCATCGGTTTTGCTCACCCTTTTCTTGTCTTCATCAGTCTTGTGGGTTGCTATTTGTTTTGGACAGATATGTCTTTGCTGAGCATCATATCTATCTACTTGGCTGGCGCTGTCGTGTCTATGGCTGTAAGTGTTTATTATTTAAGGCGAAAAGTGGCCGTCAAAAGCGGGGGAGTTTCTGGTGGTTCTTTTCGCGAGGTTTTGGCTTTAAGCAAGTGGGTTTTAGGCGTCACCTTGGTTTACTATGTTTATCAGCGAGTCGATGTTCTACTGATAGGCCGTATAGTCGGCTTTGAGGAGTTGGGACAATACTCGGTTGCAGCTCAAATTGCCCTTGTATTTTCTTTGTTTACAGGATCAGTTAGCGGCATCTTTTTGCCTAAATCCATGCTTGCTGTACAATCGATACAGGCATTCCGTAAATATCTGGAAGAGGCTTTTGCGCCGATCATGTT of the Pseudodesulfovibrio sp. zrk46 genome contains:
- a CDS encoding oligosaccharide flippase family protein; the encoded protein is MPSVFWSYAHVLLGSAAGRALSFVNIVVCSKLLSVVDFGFYTICLAVLNVAWQISQCFDISYIKFAKVAGGEEQKSAILESNLRLKKYYIAFILAVSYPVAYCYGRYYLESSGIIVALSLSACAGAFLVYSRTLAAVYQEKERFGLYSIIGFAHPFLVFISLVGCYLFWTDMSLLSIISIYLAGAVVSMAVSVYYLRRKVAVKSGGVSGGSFREVLALSKWVLGVTLVYYVYQRVDVLLIGRIVGFEELGQYSVAAQIALVFSLFTGSVSGIFLPKSMLAVQSIQAFRKYLEEAFAPIMLILTGLICFYFLCPYVVEIGFGVSYTSSISAIKILTIGWCFQVVYLPFQYLFYALNQPRLRFLLEIMKLGTAVGLLQVLTPRYGIDGAASSISIAFFLNFIIASFVSIYSIIQHAKVVQEER